A genome region from Bufo gargarizans isolate SCDJY-AF-19 chromosome 2, ASM1485885v1, whole genome shotgun sequence includes the following:
- the LOC122928007 gene encoding uncharacterized protein LOC122928007: MPEVPAEAPLIIEHPSRIRDISRPFFPHEALPSGHEVSEGIQAPVDHSVSYVLRPPPFLDHLVGGRLRFFSHVWSGITSDQWVLSTVQGFTIDLIADPSSIPAPPTVPLSYAARSQFQRELSDLLQKGAIERAPENRGGVISSIFLVQKNNFVQYRHFKMEGIHLLRDLLLPGDWLAKIDLQDAYLTVPVSPSSRDLLRFLWNGQAWRFTCLPFGLSSAPWCFTKIMRPVVAWLRSRGVRLIVYLDDILIMAQSRALLLRHLHLTVTLVSDLGFIVNQEKSCLTPSRSIEFLGFQVNSEELSLSLPLSKVKAIRKELKHALRLPQMSLRHLARIIGLLASSIQAIFPAPLHYRALQRLKIAHLRSGASYADLVSLDAETTDEMRWWIHNLSVWNGRAIVGPQTDLIIESNASLHGWGAHCSGVSTGGPWSPEESHLHINALELLAGSFAIRSFANGVVSSAIRLRMDNISAVRYVNCMGGTRSVVLTHLAKDFWEFCLDRNISVVAEYLPGLHNTLADWSSRYISDSSDWKLDETVFSAISSLWGPFAVDLFASRLNTQLPRFFSWRPDPLAEAVDALLQHWGGALMYAFPPFALIPRVLLQVCQQLANLVLIVPFWRTQSWFPQILELLVDFPFLLPTQVSLLQGPAGEVHPLLQNGSLRLLACKISGVQEEALDFQEQLGSYWTALGRPGRDGLIEPPGVLGLAGASTGLWIPVRPLSIPS, from the exons ATGCCAGAGGTTCCGGCAGAGGCTCCTTTAATTATAGAGCATCCCTCCAGGATCAGAGACATCAGCCGTCCTTTTTTCCCTCACGAGGCGCTCCCTTCAGGTCACGAGGTTTCCGAGGGAATCCAGGCTCCCGTCGACCATTCGGTAAGTTATGTTCTTCGTCCCCCTCCTTTTTTAGACCATttagtcgggggcagactccgattcttttctcatgtgtggtcaggcataacctcagaccaatgggtcctttctactgtgcaggggttcacaaTAGATCTGATTGCCGATCCGAGCTCCATCCCAGCCCCCCCTACGGTACCACTGTCCTATGCGGCACGGTCCCAATTTCAGAGGGAATTGtcggatcttctgcagaaaggcgCGATCGAACGCGCACCGGAGAATCGTGGGGGTGTCATCAGCAGTATTTTCCTGGTGCAAAA GAACAATTTTGTACAATaccgacatttcaagatggagggcatccatcttttgagggatctGCTCCTTCCAGGCGATTGGTTGGCCAAGATAGATCTCCAAGACGCCTATCTCACGGTCCCAGTGTCCCCCTCTTCAAGAGACCTGCTGCGGTTCCTGTGGAACGGTCAGGCCTGGCGCTTCACCTGCCTTCCGTTCGGCCTGtcctccgccccctggtgctttaccaagatcatgcgcccagtggtggcttggcttcgcagcagaggtgttcGTCTGATCGTCTACCTGGACGATATCTTGATCATGGCCCAATCACGGGCTCTCTTGTTGAGACACCTCCACTTGACGGTGACGCTCGTTTCCGACTTGGGGTTCATTGTCAACCAGGAGAAATCCTGTTTGACCCCCTCCAGATCCATAGAGTTCTTGGGTTTCCAGGTGAACTCGGAAGAATTATCCCTCAGTCTTCCACTCTCGAAAGTCAAGgctatccgcaaggagttgaagCATGCTCTACGCCTACCTCAGATGTCGTTGCGGCATTTGGCAAGGATAATCGGACTTCTGGCCTCCTCAATACAGGCCATTTTCCCAGCCCCCCTCCATTATCGTGCGTTGCAGCGCCTCAAAATTGCTCACCTTCGGTCGGGGGCCTCTTACGCAGATTTGGTCTCATTAGATGCCGAGACGACGGACGAGATGagatggtggatccacaacctgtcaGTGTGGAATGGCAGAGCGATCGTGGGTCCCCAAACGGATCTGATCATAGAATCCAATGCGAGCCTGCACGGATGGGGAGCACATTGCAGTGGTGTGTCCACGGGCGGTCCATGGTCTCCAGAAGAATCCCATCTTCACATCAACGCCCTGGAACTCCTAGCAGGGTCGTTTGCCATTCGCAGTTTTGCCAATGGTGTGGTCAGCTCAGCCATCAGGCTCCGCATGGACAATATATCTGCGGTCAGGTACGTCAATTGTATGGGTGGCACACGGTcggtggttctgacccatttggcgaaggatttttgggaATTCTGTCTCGACAGGAACATCTCTGTGGTGGCCGAGTACCTTCCAGGCCTTCACAACACTCTGGCGGACTGGAGTTCTCGCTACATATCggactccagcgactggaagttagACGAGACGGTTTTTTCTGCTATTTCTTCTCTGTGGGGTCCCTTTGCAGTCGACCTCTTCGCTTCCCGTTTGAATACCCAACTGCCCAGGTTTTTCAGCTGGAGGCCGGATCCCTTGGCGGAGGCAGTGGACGCTCTGCTTCAACATTGGGGAGGAGCGTTGATGTACGCATTCCCTCCCTTCGCGCTCATTCCACGAGTGCTCCTTCAGGTTTGTCAGCAGTTGGCGAACCTGGTTCTGATTGTTCCGTTTTGGAGAACCCAGTCCTGGTTCCCTCAGATCCTGGAACTTCTAGTGGACTTTCCGTTTCTCCTTCCCACTCAGGTGTCACTACTCCAAGGGCCTGCAGGAGAAGTTCACCCACTCCTGCAGAACGGGTCGCTACGCCTCCTAGCTTGCAAGATATCGGGAGTCCAGGAGGAGGCGCTGGACTTTCAGGAACAGCTAGGTTCTTATTGGACTGCGCTTGGGCGCCCGGGACGAGACGGGCTTATCGAGCCGCCTGGGGTTCTTGGTCTCGCTGGTGCGTCGACCGGACTCTGGATCCCGGTACGGCCCCTGTCAATTCCATCTTAG